A window of Blastomonas sp. SL216 contains these coding sequences:
- a CDS encoding SUMF1/EgtB/PvdO family nonheme iron enzyme, with amino-acid sequence MLLLLVALAASLGLSPVAHGQAGAREPRLALVIANGNYRGFDRLSATFDDGERISAALSATGFVDGSGSGAVRTRRDLTAAQMEAEIAAFRAALAAAGPEAFGVLYFSGHGVALGSGGDVQMVPVDIGKSELSASASLSRSAVTRTLMASGARNVLVVLDMCRNVIALPTLPVATDDAVTGGAAIEVTGSKGLKRVLRSAQSPIRPDQGYLVAFSTSADQFAFDNGIFSKVLAEEIRRPQQNIADAMKRVSDRVAMAKASSFQKPTFDYGLQGQPPCFVSCDPSSGNRFYDCANCPWMRIVPAGSALVGSPPSEPGRGKDEPAQTRASIARDFAIGVYEVTVAEWTACVRDGACPKLTTWAADNPNPLIPATSISHDDALAFLGWLSRQSGRAYRLPSDAEWEYASRAGASSAFPWGDGITPSDANYDHTARYQGSPTSPYRGYPEAVSGYPPNAFGLYQMQGNVWEWTSACIDPACRNRALRGGSFESVPGELRAANRFGLAAAKRRDDVGLRVARDLESDEGGG; translated from the coding sequence ATGCTTCTTCTGCTGGTCGCCCTTGCGGCCAGCCTGGGGCTTTCCCCCGTGGCGCATGGCCAGGCCGGGGCGCGTGAACCGCGCCTCGCCCTGGTCATTGCCAATGGCAATTACCGGGGTTTCGACCGGCTGTCGGCGACGTTTGACGATGGCGAACGGATATCCGCCGCGCTCAGCGCCACCGGCTTTGTCGATGGGTCTGGCAGCGGTGCGGTGCGCACCAGGCGGGATCTGACGGCGGCGCAGATGGAGGCGGAGATTGCCGCCTTTCGCGCGGCGCTGGCCGCCGCCGGGCCAGAGGCGTTCGGCGTGCTCTATTTCTCCGGCCATGGCGTCGCATTGGGCAGCGGCGGCGACGTGCAGATGGTGCCGGTGGATATCGGCAAGAGCGAACTGTCCGCATCGGCCAGCCTTTCGCGCTCGGCGGTCACGCGCACGCTGATGGCATCGGGCGCGCGCAATGTGCTGGTCGTGCTCGACATGTGCCGCAACGTCATCGCGCTGCCGACGCTGCCGGTTGCCACCGATGATGCGGTGACCGGCGGCGCTGCCATCGAGGTGACCGGCAGCAAGGGCCTCAAGCGCGTGCTGCGCTCCGCCCAGAGCCCGATCCGCCCCGATCAGGGCTATCTGGTCGCCTTTTCGACCAGCGCCGATCAGTTCGCCTTCGACAACGGCATCTTTTCCAAGGTGCTGGCCGAAGAGATCCGCCGCCCGCAGCAGAACATCGCCGACGCGATGAAGCGGGTTTCGGATCGCGTCGCGATGGCCAAGGCGTCGAGCTTCCAGAAGCCGACCTTCGACTATGGGCTGCAGGGACAACCGCCGTGTTTCGTCTCGTGCGATCCTTCCAGCGGCAACCGCTTCTATGATTGCGCCAATTGCCCCTGGATGCGCATCGTGCCCGCCGGCAGCGCGCTGGTCGGATCGCCGCCGTCCGAGCCGGGGCGCGGCAAGGACGAGCCTGCACAGACACGGGCTAGCATAGCGCGCGATTTCGCGATCGGCGTGTACGAGGTGACCGTGGCCGAATGGACCGCCTGCGTGCGCGACGGGGCCTGCCCGAAGCTGACCACATGGGCGGCGGACAATCCCAATCCGCTGATCCCGGCGACCAGCATCAGCCATGACGATGCCCTGGCCTTTCTGGGCTGGTTGTCGCGCCAGTCGGGCCGCGCGTATCGGCTGCCCAGCGATGCGGAATGGGAATATGCCAGCAGGGCAGGGGCCTCCAGCGCCTTTCCCTGGGGCGATGGCATCACGCCTTCGGATGCCAATTACGATCATACCGCGCGCTATCAGGGATCGCCGACCTCGCCCTATCGCGGCTATCCCGAAGCGGTGTCCGGCTATCCGCCCAATGCCTTCGGCCTGTACCAGATGCAGGGCAATGTCTGGGAATGGACCTCCGCTTGTATCGATCCCGCCTGCCGCAACCGCGCGTTGCGGGGGGGATCGTTCGAAAGCGTGCCCGGCGAGCTGCGCGCGGCCAATCGGTTCGGGCTGGCAGCGGCCAAGCGGCGCGACGATGTCGGCCTCAGGGTCGCGCGCGATCTGGAGTCGGACGAGGGCGGGGGCTGA
- the cysK gene encoding cysteine synthase A, translated as MIAANILETIGKTPHVRINRLFGDAQVWIKSERSNPGGSIKDRIALAMIEAAEADGSLKPGGTIIEPTSGNTGVGLAMVAAVKGYKLVLVMPESMSIERRRLMLAYGATFDLTPREKGMKGAIERAQELIDQTPGAWMPQQFENAANVSVHVRTTAQEILNDFADAPIDVLITGVGTGGHITGCAEELKRHWPSLKVYAVEPTLSPVISGGQPGPHPIQGIGAGFIPGNLHTQLLDGVIQVDPADAKEMARRSASEEGMLVGISSGATLAAIAQKLSDLPSGSRVLGFNYDTGERYLSVPDFLPE; from the coding sequence ATGATCGCAGCCAATATCCTCGAAACCATCGGCAAGACGCCGCATGTCCGCATCAACCGCCTGTTCGGCGACGCGCAGGTGTGGATCAAGTCCGAACGGTCCAATCCCGGCGGATCGATCAAGGACCGCATCGCGCTCGCCATGATCGAGGCGGCAGAGGCGGACGGTTCGCTCAAGCCCGGCGGCACGATTATCGAGCCGACATCGGGCAATACCGGGGTGGGCCTGGCGATGGTCGCGGCGGTAAAGGGCTACAAGCTCGTGCTGGTGATGCCCGAAAGCATGTCGATCGAGCGGCGGCGGCTGATGCTGGCTTATGGCGCGACCTTTGACCTGACCCCGCGCGAAAAGGGCATGAAGGGCGCCATCGAGCGCGCGCAGGAGCTCATCGACCAGACCCCCGGCGCCTGGATGCCGCAGCAGTTCGAAAATGCCGCGAACGTATCGGTCCATGTCCGCACCACCGCGCAGGAAATCCTCAACGACTTTGCCGATGCACCGATCGATGTGCTGATCACCGGCGTGGGTACGGGCGGCCATATCACCGGCTGCGCTGAAGAGCTGAAACGGCATTGGCCGTCGCTGAAGGTCTATGCGGTGGAACCGACGCTTTCGCCGGTCATTTCCGGCGGCCAGCCCGGCCCGCACCCGATCCAGGGCATCGGCGCAGGCTTCATCCCCGGCAACCTGCACACGCAGCTGCTCGATGGCGTGATCCAGGTCGATCCCGCCGATGCCAAGGAGATGGCGCGGCGCTCGGCCAGCGAGGAAGGCATGCTGGTCGGCATCTCCTCCGGCGCGACTTTGGCAGCCATTGCCCAGAAATTGAGCGACCTGCCCTCCGGATCGCGCGTGCTGGGCTTCAACTATGATACCGGCGAGCGCTATCTGTCGGTGCCCGATTTCCTGCCCGAATAA
- a CDS encoding DUF2282 domain-containing protein, whose product MSHSPRLTALASALIAAASLAACSSEKPVEAEQTSSKAIDKAATELAAQEKCYGIALAKQNDCAAGPGTSCAGTSNVDYQGNAWKFTEAGECEKLGGSLTEVADNDPPVPQKG is encoded by the coding sequence ATGTCGCACAGCCCCCGCCTTACCGCGCTCGCCTCGGCGCTGATTGCTGCCGCCTCGCTGGCCGCCTGCTCGTCCGAAAAGCCGGTCGAGGCCGAACAGACCAGCTCCAAGGCCATCGACAAGGCAGCAACCGAGCTTGCCGCCCAGGAAAAATGCTATGGCATTGCGCTCGCCAAGCAGAATGACTGCGCCGCCGGGCCGGGCACGAGCTGTGCGGGCACATCCAATGTCGATTATCAGGGCAATGCCTGGAAGTTCACCGAAGCGGGCGAATGCGAGAAGCTGGGCGGATCGCTGACCGAGGTTGCGGACAACGACCCGCCGGTGCCGCAGAAGGGCTGA
- a CDS encoding MFS transporter: MDSAAAPHPFTIANYRAYWLTRLASMLALYCMMLIVGWQAYNIARETMDIAASSARLGMIGLLQFAPLFVLTPLVGWIADRMDRRLVARVVLFCQAGIAAILAWTTAHGLISLPILYIIAAMLGTARAFLGPSLSALAPNLVPKASLPTAIALSSIAWQSGMLVGPAMAGPLYAIRADLPYIVSATLYALAGLAMLTVGPVPRTIMDKGKGPIAQIIDGMAYVGQNKLVLGVITLDLFAVFLAGSTALLPVFARDILKVGEQGLSLLAASPAAGAALVALIFSFRPIRANVGNKMLISVLLFGLVTVVFGFSRILAVSMACLFVAGAADMFSVYVRQSLIQLNTPDDKRGRVSAVSLLTVSASNELGDAFSGMLAWLIGPVAAVVAGGGGAIVITALWSRIFPQIGAARSFDPAEEEAHSPSNAPKAQAPSAGETST, translated from the coding sequence ATGGATTCTGCGGCCGCCCCTCACCCGTTCACCATCGCCAATTACCGCGCCTATTGGCTGACGCGCCTGGCCTCGATGCTGGCGCTGTATTGCATGATGCTGATCGTCGGCTGGCAGGCCTATAACATCGCGCGCGAGACCATGGACATCGCCGCCAGCTCGGCGCGGCTGGGGATGATCGGGCTGCTGCAGTTTGCGCCGCTGTTCGTGCTGACCCCGCTGGTCGGCTGGATCGCGGACCGTATGGACCGCCGCCTGGTCGCGCGCGTGGTGCTGTTCTGCCAGGCGGGCATTGCCGCGATCCTGGCCTGGACCACCGCGCATGGCCTGATCAGCCTGCCGATCCTGTACATCATCGCCGCGATGCTGGGCACTGCGCGCGCGTTTCTGGGCCCGTCGCTCAGCGCGCTTGCGCCGAACCTGGTGCCCAAGGCCTCGCTGCCGACCGCCATCGCACTGTCGTCGATCGCCTGGCAGTCGGGCATGCTGGTGGGCCCGGCCATGGCAGGACCGCTCTACGCGATCCGCGCCGACCTGCCCTATATCGTCAGCGCCACGCTCTATGCGCTGGCAGGGCTGGCGATGCTGACCGTCGGGCCGGTGCCGCGCACGATCATGGACAAGGGCAAGGGCCCGATCGCGCAGATCATCGACGGCATGGCCTATGTCGGGCAGAACAAGCTGGTGCTGGGCGTCATCACGCTGGACCTGTTCGCGGTGTTCCTGGCCGGATCGACCGCGCTGCTGCCGGTCTTTGCCCGCGACATCCTGAAGGTCGGCGAACAGGGCCTGTCGCTGCTCGCCGCGTCGCCGGCTGCGGGTGCCGCATTGGTGGCGCTGATCTTCTCCTTCCGCCCGATCCGCGCGAATGTCGGCAACAAGATGCTGATCAGCGTGCTGCTGTTCGGGCTGGTGACGGTGGTTTTCGGGTTCAGCCGCATTCTGGCCGTCTCGATGGCCTGCCTGTTCGTCGCAGGCGCGGCGGACATGTTCAGCGTCTATGTCCGCCAGTCGCTGATCCAGCTCAACACGCCCGATGACAAGCGCGGCCGCGTTTCTGCGGTGTCGTTGCTCACCGTCTCCGCATCGAACGAGCTGGGCGATGCGTTTTCCGGCATGCTGGCCTGGCTGATCGGCCCGGTGGCAGCGGTTGTGGCGGGCGGGGGCGGTGCTATAGTGATTACAGCGCTCTGGTCGCGGATCTTTCCCCAGATCGGCGCGGCGCGCAGCTTCGATCCTGCCGAGGAAGAAGCCCATTCCCCATCGAACGCGCCCAAGGCACAGGCGCCCTCTGCAGGAGAGACATCGACATGA
- a CDS encoding GNAT family N-acetyltransferase, which yields MSTGRWRQLRDEIIETETADGKRICLRSIRQSDELRMREGIARLSEQSRYMRFFSVQPMPSDPVIDRLLDADGHDHIAWGAIHLDGLDNPAVGAVHAIRSEDHPRAGEFSIAVLDDYHGQGLARMLTTVLLIHCEVEEMCELEVQTMAENMPAIRFILSIGAQKQETEAGIISYRLPVRPAIRQISANSSLKGVQDVLAALAAYIPQGNSPCSPDSA from the coding sequence GTGAGCACGGGCCGTTGGCGGCAGCTTCGCGACGAGATCATCGAAACCGAGACCGCGGACGGCAAACGCATCTGCCTGCGTTCGATCCGCCAGTCAGACGAGTTGCGCATGCGCGAGGGCATTGCCCGGCTGTCCGAACAATCGCGCTATATGCGGTTCTTTTCGGTTCAGCCCATGCCCTCCGACCCGGTCATCGACCGGTTGCTCGACGCCGACGGTCATGACCATATCGCCTGGGGTGCGATCCATCTGGATGGCCTGGACAATCCGGCAGTCGGCGCGGTGCATGCGATTCGCAGCGAGGACCATCCGCGCGCCGGAGAGTTCTCGATCGCGGTGCTCGATGACTATCACGGACAGGGTCTGGCCCGCATGCTGACCACGGTCCTGCTGATCCACTGCGAGGTGGAGGAGATGTGCGAGCTGGAAGTCCAGACCATGGCAGAGAACATGCCCGCGATCCGCTTCATCCTTTCCATCGGTGCGCAAAAGCAGGAAACAGAGGCTGGCATCATCAGCTACCGGCTGCCGGTACGGCCCGCAATCCGGCAGATTTCCGCCAATTCTTCGCTAAAGGGCGTTCAAGATGTGCTTGCCGCATTGGCGGCCTATATTCCGCAGGGCAACAGTCCCTGCAGCCCGGATTCAGCCTGA
- a CDS encoding MucR family transcriptional regulator, producing the protein MEDVESLISLTADIVVAHLSNNKVANSDIPQLISSVHAALQGISQPQEPEPEAPKEPAVPIRSSIKPDHLVCLEDGKKLRMLKRHLMVHYNMTPDDYRAKWGLPKDYPMVAPSYAERRRELALQIGLGKQGRGGGRKKKA; encoded by the coding sequence ATGGAAGATGTGGAAAGCTTGATTTCTTTGACCGCTGATATTGTCGTTGCCCATTTGAGCAACAACAAAGTCGCCAATTCGGATATTCCGCAGCTCATTTCCTCGGTCCATGCCGCGCTTCAGGGCATCAGCCAGCCCCAAGAGCCCGAGCCGGAAGCGCCCAAGGAACCGGCCGTTCCGATCCGGTCTTCGATCAAGCCCGACCACCTCGTCTGCCTGGAGGATGGCAAGAAGCTGCGCATGCTCAAGCGCCATCTGATGGTCCATTACAACATGACGCCCGATGACTATCGCGCCAAATGGGGCCTGCCCAAGGACTATCCGATGGTTGCCCCCAGCTATGCCGAGCGCCGCCGCGAGCTGGCGCTGCAGATTGGCCTGGGCAAGCAGGGCCGCGGTGGCGGTCGCAAGAAAAAGGCCTGA
- a CDS encoding winged helix DNA-binding protein, translating to MTQFYCLILVPETDQPQPSKPLLDANEPWKARAEAASRYLKLRSQRDAIAGPNLLSDPAWDMLLDLFVGHITGRDVSVTSACVASRRPATTSLRYIDRMMKQGLVRREKDPEDHRKVYLRMTEKAFRAIAKWVDALREELITA from the coding sequence ATGACCCAATTCTATTGCCTGATCCTCGTGCCCGAAACCGACCAGCCGCAGCCCTCAAAGCCGCTGCTCGATGCCAATGAACCCTGGAAGGCGCGCGCCGAAGCGGCCAGCCGCTATCTCAAGCTGCGCAGCCAGCGCGACGCGATTGCCGGACCCAACCTGCTGTCAGACCCGGCATGGGACATGCTGCTGGACCTGTTCGTCGGCCATATCACCGGGCGCGACGTATCGGTGACCAGCGCATGCGTCGCCTCGCGCCGCCCCGCCACGACATCGCTGCGCTATATCGACAGGATGATGAAACAGGGCCTGGTGCGGCGTGAAAAGGATCCGGAGGACCATCGCAAGGTCTATCTGCGCATGACCGAAAAGGCGTTCCGCGCCATCGCCAAATGGGTCGATGCGCTGCGGGAGGAACTGATCACCGCCTGA
- the tgt gene encoding tRNA guanosine(34) transglycosylase Tgt: MTETPPRFAFSITARDGKARTGELAMKRGTIRTPAFMPVGTAATVKGMKPAEVRALGADIILGNTYHLMLRPGAERMARLGGLHSFMDWPRPILTDSGGYQVMSLSALTKVTEDGVAFRSHLDGSRHMLSPERSMEIQRLLGSDIVMAFDELVPATATRDVQAAAMERSMRWARRSREGFDSGTEHAARAALFGIQQGSLDEQLRRQSADALRDIGFDGYAIGGLAVGEGQEAMFGVLDYAPGQLPDDRPRYLMGVGKPDDLVGAVERGVDMFDCVLPTRSGRNGQAFTWDGPINIRNARHAEDQGPLDESCGCTACTRFSRAYLHHLVKSGEMLGAMLMTEHNLRFYQDLMAAMRAAIAEGRMTQFGDDFRARYYAKGG, from the coding sequence ATGACCGAGACCCCGCCCAGATTCGCCTTTTCGATCACCGCCCGCGACGGCAAGGCTCGGACAGGCGAGCTCGCCATGAAGCGCGGCACCATCCGCACGCCTGCATTCATGCCGGTCGGCACCGCCGCGACCGTCAAGGGCATGAAGCCTGCCGAGGTGCGCGCGCTGGGCGCGGACATCATCCTGGGCAATACTTACCACCTGATGCTGCGCCCCGGCGCGGAGCGGATGGCCCGGTTGGGCGGGCTGCACAGCTTCATGGACTGGCCGCGCCCGATCCTGACCGACAGCGGCGGCTATCAGGTGATGAGCCTGTCAGCGCTGACCAAGGTGACCGAGGACGGCGTTGCCTTTCGCAGCCATCTGGACGGTTCGCGCCATATGCTGAGCCCCGAGCGTTCGATGGAAATCCAGCGCCTGCTGGGATCGGACATCGTGATGGCCTTTGACGAGCTGGTGCCCGCGACGGCAACGCGCGATGTGCAGGCGGCGGCGATGGAACGCTCGATGCGCTGGGCGCGCCGATCGCGCGAGGGCTTTGACAGCGGCACCGAGCATGCGGCGCGCGCGGCGCTGTTCGGCATCCAGCAGGGGTCGCTGGACGAGCAGCTGCGCCGCCAATCCGCCGATGCGCTGCGCGATATCGGCTTTGATGGCTACGCGATCGGCGGCCTGGCGGTGGGCGAAGGGCAGGAGGCGATGTTCGGCGTGCTCGATTATGCGCCGGGCCAGCTGCCAGATGATCGTCCCCGCTATCTGATGGGGGTCGGCAAGCCCGATGATCTGGTCGGCGCGGTCGAGCGCGGGGTCGACATGTTCGATTGCGTGCTGCCGACGCGGTCAGGCCGCAATGGTCAGGCGTTCACCTGGGACGGGCCGATCAATATCCGCAATGCCAGGCATGCCGAAGATCAGGGGCCGCTCGATGAGTCATGCGGCTGCACCGCCTGCACCCGCTTCAGCCGCGCCTATCTGCACCATCTGGTCAAATCGGGCGAGATGCTGGGCGCGATGCTGATGACCGAACATAATCTGCGCTTCTACCAGGACCTGATGGCCGCGATGCGCGCTGCCATCGCCGAGGGGCGGATGACGCAGTTCGGCGACGATTTCCGCGCACGATATTACGCCAAGGGCGGCTGA
- a CDS encoding caspase family protein → MHGLSLVTALVLTLLASSAAHAETRAILIGVSRYQSQAIPDLAGPANDLKAMEGLAQSMAATDIVALRDGAVSRSSVETAIHDMGLRVQPGDWVLFYFSGHGAQALAQNPSEADGEFDQFVPLPGFDPDQQDPETFIVDKDFYAWMKRYLPLEVAILMVVDSCHSGTMHRAIDPRSYAFTPRIAFRPGDARAIQLTARPGPRLGALRSEPGDTGAVAARRDDLPNLVYIGASRDDQLALEAELPQEGAPQRGVLTYAFEQAFTLPGAVETSPIADLDGDGQVSVIEIGSYLNSQVRMLTAQRQESTLFFPSNWAERPLLSSLPAPRLDYDLPQPQVIIAGQTDAMAMPGSATAWRIAASSNDADFLWVLSTREVLRRSGDIVATGIDSPIAFSGVMDKWQMVMTLRPLVSELAMRLTVNPLGSDELYAQGTPISMLLARTRRGGGALHATVFNLASDGTVQLIYPLDADGAGMLDDALRQSLLETVVVPPFGVDHVIALATPEPPEALRAALRNADGQRAAAGLAGIIRSELKRARGKGSLSIAELYTAP, encoded by the coding sequence GTGCACGGGCTGAGTCTGGTCACGGCATTGGTGCTGACGCTGCTGGCATCGTCCGCCGCCCATGCGGAAACGCGGGCGATCCTGATCGGCGTATCGCGCTACCAGTCGCAGGCCATTCCCGATCTTGCGGGGCCGGCCAATGATCTGAAGGCCATGGAGGGGCTGGCCCAGTCGATGGCGGCGACCGATATCGTCGCGCTGCGCGATGGCGCGGTCAGCCGGTCGAGCGTCGAAACCGCGATCCACGACATGGGCCTGCGCGTGCAGCCCGGCGACTGGGTGCTGTTCTACTTTTCCGGCCATGGCGCGCAGGCGCTGGCGCAGAATCCGAGCGAGGCCGATGGCGAGTTCGATCAGTTCGTCCCCCTGCCGGGCTTCGACCCAGACCAGCAGGACCCGGAAACGTTCATCGTCGACAAGGACTTTTACGCGTGGATGAAGCGCTATCTGCCGCTCGAGGTTGCGATCCTGATGGTGGTCGACAGCTGCCATTCGGGCACGATGCACCGTGCAATCGACCCACGCAGCTATGCCTTCACGCCGCGTATCGCCTTTCGCCCGGGCGATGCGCGCGCGATCCAGCTCACCGCCAGGCCGGGGCCAAGGCTGGGTGCGCTGAGAAGCGAGCCAGGTGATACAGGGGCGGTGGCGGCGCGCCGCGACGACCTGCCCAACCTGGTCTATATCGGTGCGTCGCGCGACGATCAGCTCGCCCTCGAAGCCGAGCTGCCGCAGGAGGGGGCACCGCAGCGCGGGGTGCTGACCTATGCCTTCGAACAGGCCTTCACGCTGCCCGGTGCAGTGGAAACCTCGCCGATTGCCGATCTGGATGGCGACGGGCAGGTCTCGGTGATCGAGATCGGGTCCTATCTCAACAGCCAGGTCCGGATGCTGACCGCTCAACGGCAGGAAAGCACCCTGTTCTTCCCCAGCAACTGGGCGGAACGGCCGCTGCTGTCGTCGCTGCCTGCGCCGCGGCTCGATTATGATCTGCCGCAGCCACAGGTCATCATTGCCGGGCAGACCGATGCCATGGCCATGCCCGGCAGCGCGACCGCCTGGCGGATTGCGGCCTCATCGAACGATGCCGATTTCCTCTGGGTGTTGAGCACGCGCGAGGTGCTGCGCCGGTCGGGCGACATTGTCGCCACCGGGATCGACAGCCCGATCGCCTTTTCTGGCGTGATGGACAAATGGCAGATGGTGATGACGCTGCGGCCTTTGGTGTCCGAACTGGCGATGCGGTTGACGGTGAACCCGCTGGGATCGGACGAGCTTTATGCGCAAGGCACGCCGATCAGCATGCTGCTCGCCCGCACCAGGCGCGGAGGCGGGGCGCTGCATGCCACGGTGTTCAACCTGGCGTCGGACGGGACGGTGCAGCTCATCTACCCGCTCGATGCCGATGGTGCTGGGATGCTCGACGACGCCCTGCGCCAGTCGCTGCTGGAAACCGTGGTGGTGCCGCCTTTCGGGGTCGATCATGTCATCGCGCTGGCGACGCCGGAGCCGCCTGAGGCCTTGCGTGCGGCGCTGCGCAATGCCGATGGCCAGCGCGCTGCTGCAGGGCTGGCGGGGATCATCCGCAGCGAACTGAAGCGGGCGCGCGGCAAGGGATCGCTGTCGATCGCGGAACTCTACACCGCGCCCTAG
- a CDS encoding DUF885 domain-containing protein, with protein MHLAKRILAALSLATLAVSCSGGAPSDPAEKGTGIDTGSAWGKFLDGFLTGYFPRNPDFAVYQGRHEFDGKLPDWSEEGLADQIAFLEKTLADAQAMDAAKLDDAQKFERDYLVAVVKGKLFWLKQADWPHRNPAFYTGTLDPSVYVTRPYADAATRAKAFIAYAKAVPKAAEQIRANLKSPLDPYAIDYGVNAFGGYATFFTGDARAAFADVKDDAVKQELEAATAEASKAMQGLADWLKAEKATAKTGYALGPELFSQMLVATEMVDLPLSELKAIGEADLKRNQQALATACAQFAPGASMPDCMAKLALDKPKDGPVAEARRQLPDLRAFLVDKDLVSIPGTEEAKVEESPPYNRQNSAYIDIPGPYEKGLPSVYYISPPDPSWAPAVQAEYIPPKKDLLFTSVHEVWPGHFLNFLHANRAKSFFGRLFVGYAYAEGWAHYTEEMMWEAGLGKGDPEVHIGQLANALLRNCRYLSAIGLHTGGMSVDQSIALFRDQCYVDEGNARQQALRGTYDPGYLNYTLGKLMIRKLRADWTAGKGGREAWKAFHDSFLSYGGPPIPMVRAAMMEETAPKAVF; from the coding sequence ATGCATCTTGCCAAACGCATCCTTGCCGCCCTCTCGCTGGCGACGCTGGCCGTCTCGTGCAGCGGCGGCGCGCCGTCCGACCCGGCAGAGAAGGGCACCGGGATCGATACTGGCAGCGCGTGGGGCAAGTTTCTGGACGGCTTTCTGACCGGCTATTTCCCGCGCAATCCCGACTTCGCCGTCTATCAGGGGCGGCACGAATTTGACGGCAAGCTGCCCGACTGGTCCGAAGAAGGGCTGGCGGACCAGATCGCCTTTCTGGAAAAGACGCTCGCCGATGCCCAGGCGATGGATGCCGCCAAGCTTGACGACGCGCAGAAGTTCGAGCGCGACTATCTGGTCGCGGTGGTAAAGGGCAAATTGTTCTGGCTGAAACAGGCCGATTGGCCGCACCGCAACCCAGCCTTCTATACCGGCACGCTGGACCCGTCGGTCTATGTGACGCGCCCCTATGCCGATGCTGCGACGCGGGCCAAGGCGTTCATTGCCTATGCCAAGGCGGTGCCCAAGGCAGCCGAGCAGATCAGGGCCAATCTGAAATCCCCGCTCGATCCCTATGCGATCGACTATGGCGTCAATGCCTTTGGCGGCTATGCCACCTTCTTCACCGGCGATGCCCGCGCCGCCTTTGCCGATGTGAAGGACGACGCTGTCAAGCAGGAGCTTGAGGCCGCCACCGCCGAGGCGAGCAAGGCAATGCAGGGCCTGGCAGACTGGCTGAAGGCGGAAAAGGCGACCGCCAAGACCGGCTATGCGCTGGGGCCGGAGCTGTTTTCGCAGATGCTGGTCGCGACCGAAATGGTCGACCTGCCGCTGTCCGAGTTGAAGGCGATCGGCGAGGCGGATCTCAAGCGCAACCAGCAGGCGCTCGCCACGGCCTGCGCGCAGTTTGCGCCCGGGGCATCGATGCCCGATTGCATGGCCAAGCTGGCGCTCGACAAGCCCAAGGACGGCCCGGTGGCCGAGGCACGGCGGCAATTGCCGGATCTGCGCGCCTTTCTGGTGGACAAGGATCTGGTGTCGATCCCCGGCACCGAAGAAGCCAAGGTGGAGGAGTCGCCGCCCTATAATCGGCAGAATTCCGCTTATATCGATATTCCGGGCCCGTATGAGAAAGGCCTGCCTTCGGTCTATTACATCTCCCCGCCCGATCCGTCATGGGCGCCGGCGGTGCAGGCCGAGTATATCCCGCCGAAAAAGGATCTGCTGTTCACCAGCGTGCATGAGGTCTGGCCCGGCCATTTCCTCAACTTCCTTCACGCGAACCGCGCCAAGTCGTTCTTCGGGCGGCTTTTTGTCGGCTATGCCTATGCCGAGGGCTGGGCGCATTATACCGAGGAAATGATGTGGGAGGCAGGGCTCGGCAAGGGCGATCCCGAAGTGCATATCGGCCAGCTCGCCAATGCGCTGCTGCGCAACTGCCGCTATCTCTCCGCCATCGGCCTGCATACCGGCGGGATGAGCGTCGATCAGTCGATCGCGCTGTTCCGCGACCAATGTTATGTCGATGAAGGCAATGCCCGGCAACAGGCGCTGCGCGGCACCTATGATCCGGGCTATCTCAACTATACGCTCGGCAAGCTGATGATCCGCAAGCTGCGCGCCGACTGGACTGCGGGCAAGGGCGGGCGCGAAGCGTGGAAGGCGTTCCACGATTCCTTCCTGTCCTATGGCGGCCCGCCGATCCCGATGGTGCGCGCCGCGATGATGGAGGAAACGGCGCCCAAGGCGGTGTTCTGA
- a CDS encoding helix-turn-helix transcriptional regulator, which yields MTDVQVNCLRLVADGYTSKEIAKQLGLTPMTVDQYLQRAKTAMGAPDRRTAARWLAESPQYRPFKSFELKPAPVVGPVPDVTPPVVPAEDEPGQTATGQWQTRLGYPPLGGIRPSLDASQKTSTILRIAGLSLIYTTAFALVLGGALKAFS from the coding sequence TTGACCGATGTTCAGGTCAATTGTCTGCGTCTCGTCGCGGACGGTTATACTTCAAAGGAAATTGCCAAGCAGCTGGGCCTGACCCCGATGACGGTCGACCAGTATCTCCAGCGCGCCAAGACCGCGATGGGTGCGCCCGACCGCCGTACGGCGGCACGCTGGCTTGCCGAAAGCCCGCAATACCGGCCATTCAAGTCTTTTGAACTCAAACCGGCACCGGTTGTCGGACCCGTGCCGGATGTGACACCTCCTGTGGTGCCGGCTGAAGACGAGCCGGGCCAGACCGCCACCGGCCAGTGGCAGACCCGGCTCGGTTATCCTCCGCTCGGCGGCATCAGACCATCGCTGGACGCTAGCCAGAAGACCTCGACCATCCTGCGGATTGCAGGGCTGTCGCTGATCTACACCACGGCTTTCGCGCTGGTGCTGGGCGGAGCGCTCAAGGCGTTCAGCTGA